In Merismopedia glauca CCAP 1448/3, the genomic stretch ATCTTAATGAAATTACCTCTTTTATCAAACTGTGTAATTTTATATTAATTTTTTCAATCTAATATATAAACAAAAATTATGTAATAAAGGAGATTTCGTATTTAAATATACGTTTCTTCAATCTAGATCTAAAAAAGAGGTTTTTTCTATCATTAGGGGTAGCAGATTCTACTAAGAGCAAGTTATCTTCTAAGTAAATCCACAAATAGTTAAAGTCTGACAATTGAAATTTAAGGAGTGAACTCGTGCATAGTATGATGGTAGAACCGGAACTAAAGATTATCAGCCCTGAAAACTCGATCAATGCCTCTAACTGTCAAGAGTTTCAACACGAACTACTAGAAGAGATATCGACTTCAACTACTCCAGTAGTGGTGGTGGATATGAAGGGCGTAGACTGCGTAGACAGCGCTGGGTTAATGGCTTTTGTGTCAGGGATGAACTTGTCCAGAACTTTGGGTAAACGGTTAATT encodes the following:
- a CDS encoding STAS domain-containing protein produces the protein MMVEPELKIISPENSINASNCQEFQHELLEEISTSTTPVVVVDMKGVDCVDSAGLMAFVSGMNLSRTLGKRLIICDIAPLVRIVFELTQLDGAFEIFENYEDVKAAIA